In Thermofilaceae archaeon, a genomic segment contains:
- a CDS encoding type II toxin-antitoxin system VapC family toxin — MGSRVLVDTDYLIDYVRGRVELPEGRWFISEITLYEFTRGTRDPAEAKKLLEEEFTVIYHDNEIIERAAEIWRRLRSAGLLVDDRDLLVAAVAIVKKLPLLTRNTKHFERFKSFGLELHPGAEPPEVGRVE; from the coding sequence GTGGGCTCGCGGGTACTAGTGGACACGGACTACCTGATCGACTACGTCAGAGGACGGGTGGAGCTGCCGGAGGGGCGGTGGTTCATCTCGGAGATCACGCTCTACGAGTTCACTCGAGGTACTAGAGATCCTGCTGAGGCGAAGAAGCTTCTCGAGGAGGAGTTCACCGTGATCTACCACGACAACGAGATCATCGAGAGAGCGGCGGAAATCTGGAGGCGGCTGCGCAGCGCTGGCCTCCTGGTGGACGATAGAGACCTCTTAGTTGCTGCGGTAGCGATAGTTAAGAAGCTGCCCCTGCTCACGAGGAACACTAAGCATTTTGAGCGCTTCAAATCCTTCGGCCTGGAACTACACCCCGGCGCAGAGCCCCCGGAAGTCGGGAGAGTAGAGTAG
- a CDS encoding uroporphyrinogen decarboxylase family protein, with amino-acid sequence MASPRENLLAALRHEEPEWLPCPMFDGSLVVVSHGLVEHCLEGRDAWGVVWVLRDERSGSFPKFHPLRDPEAIDDYPFPSPERADLREALRIAREADRRVVLLAGDNGWGLFERAWLLVGMERLFVWSYRYPDAVKRLIERIAEVKVGLTRRLAEEAGVEMVLYGDDWGMNDRLLFPVRWWREFIKPWQAKLYKVAKQYGLIVYQHSDGRVEDLLPDLAEMGVDVVNIQPECNNWPKVKRVFARRLALWGGVSARTLDLGTPADVDREVKAVAELGREGGVVLAPGHSMKFPPENLNAMKQAWLKYGRYKR; translated from the coding sequence TTGGCTTCCCCGAGGGAGAACCTTCTCGCAGCCTTGAGGCACGAGGAGCCTGAGTGGCTCCCCTGCCCAATGTTCGACGGCTCCCTTGTCGTTGTGAGCCACGGGCTGGTGGAGCACTGCCTGGAGGGGAGGGACGCTTGGGGGGTTGTCTGGGTGCTCCGCGACGAGCGGTCAGGCAGCTTCCCCAAGTTTCACCCGTTAAGGGACCCGGAGGCGATCGACGACTACCCGTTCCCCTCCCCCGAGCGCGCAGACCTTCGCGAAGCCCTTAGGATCGCGAGGGAGGCCGATAGGAGGGTGGTTTTGTTGGCCGGCGACAACGGGTGGGGTTTGTTCGAAAGGGCTTGGCTGCTGGTGGGTATGGAGAGGCTGTTCGTCTGGTCCTACAGGTACCCCGACGCCGTCAAGAGGCTCATCGAGAGGATAGCTGAAGTGAAGGTTGGGCTCACCCGTAGGCTGGCTGAGGAAGCTGGAGTGGAGATGGTCCTCTACGGGGACGATTGGGGGATGAACGATAGGCTCCTCTTCCCGGTTCGCTGGTGGAGGGAGTTCATCAAGCCCTGGCAAGCTAAGCTCTACAAGGTGGCCAAGCAGTACGGGCTCATCGTCTACCAGCACAGCGACGGCCGCGTCGAGGACCTCCTGCCCGACCTCGCAGAGATGGGGGTCGACGTCGTCAACATACAGCCCGAGTGCAACAACTGGCCGAAAGTGAAGAGAGTGTTCGCTCGAAGGCTGGCGCTGTGGGGAGGCGTCAGCGCGCGAACCCTCGACCTAGGCACTCCAGCGGACGTGGACAGGGAGGTCAAAGCGGTCGCAGAGCTGGGGCGCGAAGGCGGCGTCGTGCTCGCCCCAGGCCACAGCATGAAGTTCCCACCCGAGAACCTGAACGCGATGAAGCAGGCGTGGCTCAAGTACGGGAGGTACAAGCGCTAG